A part of Desulfonatronovibrio magnus genomic DNA contains:
- a CDS encoding alpha-E domain-containing protein, producing MLSTDADAVFWMSRYLERTGNIARFLDVNWHMTLDVPGQYGEQWKPLVITTGDKNFFETRYADENKENVIYFLTADDNNPNSILSCLRMARHNAMCIRDIIPTEMWEAINVFYHYVQDACRDPKLILKQPDTFCAEVKWRNLTIGGIASDIMGHDEAWRFFRMGRLLERADKTSRILDVKYFMLLPTINHVGTTLDTVQWTALLKAIGGFQAFRHTHGRILPEKVAEFMILDHEFPRSVLYCLTEAQHCLHDITGTRIGYFTNPAELQLGQICAGLSYHTIDEIFEQGLHEFIDDLQMRLNVLGKAIFETFFSRLPAIETNQQQ from the coding sequence ATGTTAAGCACTGATGCTGATGCTGTGTTCTGGATGAGCAGATACCTTGAAAGAACAGGAAATATCGCAAGATTTCTGGACGTCAACTGGCATATGACTCTTGATGTACCTGGTCAATACGGAGAACAATGGAAACCACTGGTCATCACTACTGGAGATAAAAACTTTTTCGAAACCAGGTATGCTGATGAAAACAAGGAAAATGTCATCTACTTTCTGACTGCAGATGATAATAATCCCAACTCAATCCTCTCCTGCCTCAGAATGGCCAGACATAACGCAATGTGCATCAGGGATATTATTCCCACAGAAATGTGGGAAGCAATTAATGTTTTCTATCATTATGTTCAGGATGCCTGTAGAGATCCCAAGCTGATCCTTAAGCAGCCTGACACTTTTTGTGCCGAAGTCAAATGGCGCAACCTGACCATTGGAGGCATAGCCTCGGACATAATGGGCCATGATGAAGCATGGCGCTTTTTTCGTATGGGCAGACTGTTAGAGCGGGCAGACAAAACATCCAGAATACTTGATGTAAAGTATTTCATGCTGCTGCCCACCATCAACCATGTGGGAACAACATTAGATACTGTCCAATGGACGGCCCTGCTCAAGGCCATCGGCGGATTTCAGGCGTTTCGCCATACGCATGGCCGGATCTTGCCAGAAAAGGTAGCTGAGTTTATGATTCTGGACCACGAATTTCCCCGCTCCGTCCTGTACTGCCTGACAGAAGCCCAGCACTGCCTTCATGATATCACCGGTACCCGCATTGGTTACTTCACTAACCCTGCCGAACTGCAACTTGGTCAGATATGTGCCGGGCTTTCCTACCATACCATTGATGAAATATTCGAACAGGGTCTGCATGAGTTTATTGATGATCTGCAAATGAGGCTCAACGTACTTGGCAAGGCAATTTTTGAAACTTTTTTTTCAAGGCTGCCAGCCATTGAGACTAACCAGCAGCAATAA
- a CDS encoding circularly permuted type 2 ATP-grasp protein translates to MSSSFNIDDYDIGPFYDEMFQASGQPRPGTTLLLDKLSTLSKQDILARQAAAEKAFFDLGITFAVYGDTQGTEKIFPFDIIPRVIGSDEWQVLENGLKQRIYALNLFLDDIYHDRKIIRDKAVPADIIDSSAAYFPECMGLNPPRGVWSHITGTDLVRDEHGLFHVLEDNLRSPSGVSYVLANRQILKKTFSQAFSESNVKSVDNYPSLLLDMLHAIAPQANPAPNVVLLTPGVFNSAYYEHSYLAQQTGATLVEGKDLVVNDGLVYMRTTKGLIRVDVIYRRIGEDFLDPKVFRKDSLLGVPGIMEVYKKGNVALANAPGTGVADDKAVYAYVPDIIKYYLGEDPIIPNIPTYICREKSQLDHVLENLDKLVVKAANESGGYGMLVGPASTKKEQQEFASKIRSDPRNYIAQPTISLSRCPVIVEDHFEGRHVDFRPYVLYGQDIEVIPGGLTRVALKKGSLVVNSSQGGGSKDTWVLSQ, encoded by the coding sequence ATGAGTTCCAGTTTTAATATTGATGATTATGATATCGGACCGTTTTACGACGAAATGTTCCAGGCTTCAGGGCAGCCCAGGCCTGGCACAACTCTTCTGCTGGACAAGCTTTCAACTCTGTCTAAACAGGATATTCTTGCCAGACAGGCCGCTGCTGAAAAGGCATTTTTTGACCTCGGCATCACCTTTGCTGTTTACGGAGACACTCAAGGGACAGAAAAAATATTTCCTTTTGATATTATTCCCAGGGTAATTGGAAGCGATGAATGGCAAGTCTTGGAAAATGGCCTTAAACAGAGAATCTATGCTCTGAATCTTTTCCTTGATGATATCTATCATGACCGGAAAATAATCAGGGACAAGGCAGTTCCTGCTGATATTATTGATTCATCAGCTGCTTATTTTCCCGAATGCATGGGCCTTAACCCGCCGCGTGGCGTATGGTCGCACATCACTGGAACTGACCTGGTTCGCGATGAGCACGGCCTGTTTCATGTTCTGGAAGATAATCTTAGGTCGCCTTCCGGGGTGTCTTATGTACTTGCCAACCGGCAGATCCTGAAAAAAACCTTTTCCCAGGCCTTTAGCGAGTCAAATGTCAAGTCAGTAGACAACTATCCTTCTCTTTTGCTGGACATGCTCCATGCCATTGCTCCACAGGCAAATCCTGCACCCAATGTTGTTTTACTTACACCAGGGGTATTCAACTCTGCCTATTACGAACACTCATACCTGGCTCAGCAGACAGGAGCAACACTGGTTGAAGGCAAAGACCTTGTAGTGAATGATGGCCTGGTTTATATGCGCACCACTAAGGGACTCATCAGAGTAGATGTAATTTATCGGCGTATTGGTGAAGACTTTCTAGACCCAAAAGTTTTTCGCAAGGATTCCCTGCTTGGCGTGCCAGGGATTATGGAAGTGTACAAAAAGGGCAATGTGGCACTGGCTAACGCTCCGGGTACAGGTGTAGCTGACGATAAGGCAGTGTATGCCTATGTTCCGGACATCATAAAATATTACCTTGGTGAAGACCCCATAATTCCCAATATACCAACCTATATCTGCAGAGAAAAAAGCCAGCTTGATCATGTTCTTGAAAATTTAGACAAGCTGGTAGTCAAAGCTGCCAACGAATCCGGAGGGTATGGCATGTTAGTCGGCCCGGCCTCCACAAAAAAGGAACAGCAGGAATTTGCCTCCAAAATCCGCTCTGATCCGCGTAATTACATTGCCCAGCCCACCATATCCCTGTCTCGGTGTCCGGTGATTGTTGAAGACCATTTCGAGGGCAGACATGTAGATTTCAGGCCCTATGTTCTTTATGGGCAGGATATTGAGGTTATTCCGGGCGGCTTGACCAGAGTAGCCCTGAAAAAAGGATCTCTCGTTGTCAACTCATCCCAGGGTGGCGGGAGCAAAGATACATGGGTTTTAAGTCAATAA